One Xyrauchen texanus isolate HMW12.3.18 chromosome 34, RBS_HiC_50CHRs, whole genome shotgun sequence genomic window carries:
- the LOC127627928 gene encoding pecanex-like protein 1 isoform X2 — protein sequence MGSQALQILRQGVWASLTGGWYVDPHQSTFSNCFHLYLWIFLLAFPFLLYMALPPSLVVAGVYCAVIAAFFTAIKAVNFRLHTMFDLGEIVEKRQASFTTDPKRMEEGEEGSGAHDGSQHRDSGVGVEMTVFRKVNSTPPVRCSSQHSLFGFNQVSEFLPQLEDPGGSKGVTQSCIARDYRGLIGVGDVMSAGFGSLHPTNCPSIPPSPSSQEDGDEKEQVENRGMEHQRSEGEGLRGYSPLRPSAESESLGDAPLSPLIKSSLSEELSENLLGLGLDPVTFAPGAGHPGSRTGVALAAGSTDSCFSGGGAATDRETLSTVSSYRSEKTDSTQLESPSVGKTHQPLSNAPSTALPQCKGHFQQPGDVLQGSSDTDDLSDSVLLRSPTKELSSAQGLDRTLVEGEDLPPLHTDIAQPSLQDSSPSSSGPSDPCDLDGSIPVPPLPPPRQASSVPSGLALGLVCSEPALPVSAPSYLLAEPPSLQAQQQVVRPKDLKLLRSGGSVGHRPGRRKAPRKRGTAGSSSFDCGSYRRHHIRGQHRDYIPVRSRLGAKAYSESLFEDSTDEDDGSDMSAGSSLGSQRRFSSDDEDDDEDDDSSSSTSCYSPDLANASETGPVPQLPSPGEDPDTVGSTHTRSAQRSASTASAKTHARVLSMDGAGGNSNNTGTLASTLLPLPPSSTPAPRPLTISKSDLEARTMHSVGFSRAHHRLDSLGGSWAGNQTGWRAGELLEEGAVGGALAPEEGSKRDSVSSVKRAQAIRRRHNAGSNPTPPPSAMGSPPSLQDLQRVRTSSHSRTRTLPSALHFAASSLLLLPPRSGVHEASTFDDTSEGAVHYFYDESVKRSYTFGPAGGGYEDPVQERERQSQSSSFTSTDVQEVAPVLSMMQPRPVVLQGMQVRRLPLDMPEFDLDHESPHESQENTLMIEEKAKPKQYYRFWVLPGKWLRVRYDRLALLALLDRNRRVGENVFAVVLASLVAFLGFLLLLQGFFRDIWVFQFCLVIASCQYSLLKSVQPDAASPMHGHNWIIVYSRPVYFCLCCVLIWVFDLVGHSDSVPPFTLYGVTFFSAHFLLYARDMLIVFSLCFPIIFLFGLLPQVNTFLMCLLEQVDMHIFGGTATTSPLSSVYSLLRSLLVAALVYGFCLGAINGPWGEAHVPVLFSVFCGLLLALSYHLSRQSSDPTILWSLVCSKFFPELESRSPEEPPLEIKDPLPEKLSNSVKESLHSDLVMCPLMAIITFAISASTVFIALQPALSFVLYVLAGVVGFFTHYLLPQLRKQLPWFCLAHPVLRSREYSQFEVRDAAQLMWFEKLYAWLQCVEKYFIYPAVVLNSLTTEAHTVSQTHDKPGAYGRALFISVAGMKLLRSSFCVPSQQYVTLCFTALFFQFDYPRFSQTFLLDYYCMSILFSKLWDLLYKLRFVLTYIAPWQITWGSAFHAFAQPFAVPHSAMLFVQAVFSAIFSTPLNPVLGSAVFVTSYTRPVKFWERDYNTKRVDHSNTRLATQLDRNPGADDNNLNSIFYEHLTRSLQHSLCGDLLLGRWGIYSTGDCFILASDYLNALVHIIEIGNGLVTFQLRGLEFRGTYCQQREVEAITEGVEEDEGCCCCEPGHLPHMLSFNAAFGQRWLAWEVAATKYVLEGYSISDNNAASMLQVFDLRKILITYYVKSIIYYVSRSPKLEEWLANESVQEALRPCLSPSYVDSDPTFSLNIDEDYDHRASGITPSSFCLVYLEWIKYCNSRRQTPVVSEKDSPLVTLCFGLCILGRRALGTASHSMSASLEPFLYGLHALFKGDFRVTSPRDEWVFADMDLLNRVVAPGVRMSLKLHQDHFTSPDEYEDPVVLYDAITANEEKMLISHEGDPVWRSAILANMPSLLALRHIMDDGSDEYKIIMLNKRFLSFRVIKVNRECVRGLWAGQQQELVFLRNRNPERGSIQNAKQALRNMINSSCDQPIGYPIYVSPLTTSYAGAHAQLRSVCGGPISPRNIYIWFISSWDRLQKGCGAGCNSGGNIEDSDCGGGSTSITNNPAVHLPQSTVPSIPLPHPTTVQPSMGTDNPVGPSWPLHPQPLPLALLSQSEGRMDAGLVSSLQRTTSIHGLLGGPLSSSQLSFSGSVALPPADRFCPSSLQDSCGHRVSQRGLSLGHGSGLPYEALYTKWSISGRKGFNGPAAMDGDSSASQNMRTKPTLPVLPSDVSPTLDPIGAGLHSETTPLTSDSPSARDMSTELPLLEHLR from the exons GGACAGTGGTGTTGGTGTGGAAATGACCGTGTTCCGAAAGGTGAACTCCACCCCTCCTGTACGCTGCAGTTCCCAGCATTCTCTGTTTGGTTTTAACCAGGTTTCG GAATTTTTACCACAGCTTGAAGACCCTGGAGGCTCAAAGG GTGTGACGCAATCCTGCATAGCTAGGGATTACAGAGGTCTAATTGGAGTGGGTGATGTAATGTCAGCAGGTTTTGGTAGCCTGCACCCAACAAACTGTCCCTCCATCCCCCCATCCCCCTCCAGCCAAGAAGATGGAGATGAGAAAGAGCAGGTGGAGAACAGAGGTATGGAGCATCAGAGATCTGAGGGGGAGGGGCTCAGGGGCTACTCCCCCCTCCGACCATCGGCTGAGTCGGAGAGCCTCGGAGATGCTCCGCTAAGCCCTCTTATTAAGAGTAGCTTGAGCGAGGAGCTGAGCGAGAACTTGCTGGGTTTGGGCCTAGACCCTGTCACTTTTGCCCCCGGTGCCGGACACCCAGGCAGccgcacgggggtggccctggcTGCAGGCTCCACTGACAGCTGCTTTAGTGGAGGAGGAGCTGCCACAGACAGAGAGACTCTCAGTACAGTCAGTAGCTACCGCAGCGAGAAAACTGACTCGACCCAGCTTGAGAGCCCCTCAGTGGGTAAGACACATCAGCCTTTGTCTAATGCTCCCTCCACAGCTTTGCCTCAATGTAAAGGGCACTTTCAGCAGCCAGGAGATGTTCTGCAGGGGAGCAGTGACACGGATGACCTATCAGACAGCGTGCTGCTGCGCTCACCCACCAAAGAGCTCTCCTCTGCCCAGGGCCTGGACAGAActctggtggagggagaggaccTCCCCCCTTTGCATACAGACATTGCACAGCCCTCCTTGCAGGACTCGTCACCATCTAGCAGTGGGCCATCTGATCCATGTGATCTTGATGGAAGTATCCCGGTACCCCCTCTCCCTCCACCACGACAGGCTAGCTCTGTACCCTCGGGCTTGGCACTTGGCTTGGTATGCTCAGAGCCTGCTCTGCCTGTTTCTGCCCCATCATACCTCCTAGCAGAACCACCATCACTCCAAGCCCAGCAGCAGGTAGTGCGACCTAAAGATCTGAAGCTGTTACGTTCTGGAGGCAGTGTGGGTCATCGCCCCGGCCGCAGGAAAGCTCCGCGCAAACGAGGCACAGCTGGCAGTAGCAGTTTTGACTGTGGCTCCTACCGCCGGCACCACATCCGTGGCCAACACAGAGACTACATCCCTGTACGCAGTCGGCTGGGTGCCAAAGCCTACAGTGAGAGCTTGTTTGAGGACTCTACTGATGAAGATGATGGCAGTGACATGAGTGCCGGCTCTAGTCTGGGCTCCCAACGTCGCTTTAGCTCAGACgatgaagacgatgatgaagatgatgattcaAGCTCCTCTACCTCCTGTTATTCCCCCGATCTGGCTAATGCTTCAGAAACTGGCCCAGTCCCTCAGCTACCTAGCCCTGGAGAGGATCCTGATACTGTAGGCTCCACCCATACTCGTAGTGCTCAGCGCTCAGCCAGCACGGCCAGTGCCAAGACTCATGCCAGAGTGCTCAGCATGGATGGAGCTGGAGGGAATTCCAACAACACCGGTACCCTTGCCTCTACTTTGCTGCCTTTGCCCCCTTCCTCCACTCCTGCCCCACGTCCTCTTACCATCTCTAAGTCAGACCTGGAGGCTCGGACAATGCATTCAGTGGGCTTCTCCAGGGCCCACCATAGACTAGACTCCCTTGGAGGCTCCTGGGCTGGGAACCAGACAGGCTGGAGAGCAGGAGAGCTGCTGGAAGAGGGGGCAGTTGGAGGAG CTCTGGCCCCAGAGGAGGGTAGTAAACGGGACTCTGTGAGCAGTGTAAAGAGAGCACAGGCCATTCGCAGGCGACATAATGCAGGCAgtaaccccaccccacccccttcTGCCATGGGCTCTCCGCCTAGTCTTCAGGACCTCCAGAGAGTCCGCACTTCCTCTCACTCTCGTACACGAACGCTCCCCTCTGCTCTGCACTTTGCCGCCTCCTCCCTGCTGCTTCTCCCACCCCGCAGTGGTGTTCATGAAGCATCCACCTTTGATGACACTTCAGAGGGAGCTGTGCACTACTTTTACGATGAGA GCGTAAAGAGGTCTTACACTTTTGGACCTGCTGGAGGAGGATATGAGGACCCTGTGCA GGAGCGTGAACGGCAGTCACAATCCTCCAGCTTTACCTCCACTGACGTTCAGGAGGTGGCACCAGTTCTGTCCATGATGCAACCCAGACCGGTGGTCCTCCAGGGTATGCAGGTCCGCAGGTTACCCCTAGATATGCCAGAG TTTGACCTAGATCACGAGTCCCCTCATGAATCCCAGGAGAACACGCTGATGATTGAAGAGAAGGCCAAGCCCAAACAGTATTACAGATTCTGGGTGTTGCCAGGAAAGTGGCTTCGAGTTCGTTACGACAGACTGGCATTGTTGGCCTTACTAGACAG GAATCGTCGTGTGGGGGAGAACGTGTTTGCAGTGGTGCTGGCCAGCTTAGTGGCTTTCCTCGGCTTCCTGCTACTTCTCCAGGGCTTCTTTAGAGACATCTGGGTCTTCCAGTTCTGCCTGGTCATTGCCAGCTGTCAGTACTCTTTGCTGAAG AGTGTCCAACCCGATGCAGCATCTCCAATGCAT GGCCATAACTGGATCATTGTGTACAGTCGACCGGTGTATTTCTGCCTGTGTTGTGTGCTAATCTGGGTGTTTGACCTGGTCGGCCACTCAGACAGTGTGCCACCTTTTACCCTCTATGGTGTCACTTTCTTTTCTGCCCACTTCCTTCTCTATGCTAGAGACATGCTCATAG TCTTTAGCCTCTGTTTTCCGATCATCTTCCTGTTCGGGCTTCTACCTCAGGTCAACACCTTCCTCATGTGCTTGCTGGAACAGGTGGACATGCACATTTTTGGTGGAACTG CCACCACAAGCCCCCTGTCATCAGTCTACAGCTTGTTGCGGAGTTTGTTGGTGGCAGCTCTGGTTTATGGATTTTGCCTTGGTGCCATCAAT ggtccGTGGGGAGAGGCACATGTCCCAGTGCTCTTCTCTGTGTTCTGCGGCCTCCTCCTTGCCTTGTCCTATCACCTGAGCAGGCAAAGCAGTGACCCTACCATTCTCTG GTCTTTGGTCTGCTCCAAGTTCTTTCCAGAGCTGGAGAGCCGATCACCAGAGGAGCCCCCACTAGAGATTAAAGACCCTCTCCCTGAGAAACTGAGCAACTCTGTG AAAGAATCTCTTCACTCAGACTTGGTTATGTGCCCTCTTATGGCTATTATCACCTTTGCTATCAGTGCCAGCACAGTCTTCATTGCTCTGCAG CCTGCTCTTAGTTTCGTCCTGTACGTCTTGGCTGGTGTGGTAGGGTTCTTTACGCACTACCTCCTACCTCAACTACGCAAACAGCTGCCCTGGTTCTGCTTGGCCCACCCTGTGCTACGCTCCAGAGAGTACAGTCAGTTTGAGGTCCGGG ATGCTGCTCAACTGATGTGGTTTGAGAAGTTGTACGCTTGGCTGCAGTGTGTGGAGAAATATTTCATCTACCCGGCTGTAGTGCTCAACTCCCTCACCACTGAAGCCCATACTGTCAGCCAAACCCATGATAAACCTGGAGCCTA TGGCCGTGCTCTGTTCATCTCAGTGGCTGGAATGAAGCTTCTCCGTTCATCCTTCTGTGTTCCGTCTCAGCAGTATGTCACTCTGTGCTTCACCGCCCTCTTCTTCCAGTTTGACTACCCACGCTTTTCTCAGACATTCCTCCTGGACTACTACTGCATGTCCATCCTCTTCAGCAAG CTGTGGGATCTGCTTTATAAGCTGCGTTTTGTGCTGACCTACATTGCACCTTGGCAGATCACATGGGGTTCTGCTTTTCACGCCTTTGCTCAACCATTCGCAGTACCCC ACTCAGCCATGCTGTTTGTGCAAGCTGTGTTCTCAGCTATCTTTTCCACTCCTCTCAACCCTGTGCTGGGCAGCGCAGTCTTCGTCACCTCATACACCCGGCCTGTGAAATTCTGGGAAAGAGACTACAA caccaaacgAGTGGATCACTCTAACACACGCCTTGCAACACAGCTTGACCGCAACCCTG GTGCTGATGACAACAACTTGAACTCTATCTTCTATGAGCATTTAACACGCTCTCTACAGCACTCGCTTTGTGGGGACCTGCTGCTGGGCCGCTGGGGAATCTACAGTACAGGGGACTGCTTCATCCTGGCCTCAGACTACCTCAACGCTCTTGTACACATCATTGAGATCGGCAATGGCCTCGTCACTTTCCAGCTCAGAGGCCTTGAGTTCAGGG gGACATATTGTCAGCAGAGGGAGGTGGAGGCAATCACTGAAGGGGTGGAGGAAGATGAAGGGTGCTGCTGTTGTGAACCGGGTCATCTCCCCCACATGCTTTCCTTCAACGCAGCATTTGGCCAACGCTGGCTGGCATGGGAGGTGGCTGCCACCAAATATGTGCTGGAGGGCTACAGCATCAGTGACAACAACGCTGCTTCCATGCTTCAAGTGTTTGACCTTCGTAAGATTCTCATCACGTATTATGTCAAG AGTATCATCTATTATGTAAGCCGGTCACCCAAATTGGAGGAGTGGCTGGCCAATGAGTCAGTGCAGGAAGCATTGCGGCCCTGCCTTAGTCCTTCCTATGTGGACAGCGACCCCACCTTCAGCCTGAACATAGATGAAGACTATGACCACCGAGCATCAGGCATCACTCCCTCCTCCTTCTGCCTGGTTTACCTGGAATGGATCAAATACTGCAACAGCCGCAGACAAACG CCGGTCGTGAGTGAAAAAGACTCCCCTCTGGTCACACTCTGTTTTGGGCTGTGTATTCTGGGCCGTCGAGCTCTTGGTACTGCCTCCCATAGCATGTCAGCCAG CTTGGAACCGTTTCTCTATGGCCTTCACGCTCTGTTCAAGGGTGACTTTCGCGTCACCTCTCCCAGAGACGAGTGGGTTTTTGCAGACATGGATCTGCTGAACAGGGTGGTAGCTCCAGGTGTTCGGATGTCCCTCAAACTGCACCAG GATCACTTCACCTCTCCTGATGAGTATGAGGATCCAGTGGTTCTGTATGATGCCATCACGGCTAATGAGGAGAAGATGCTGATCTCTCATGAGGGTGACCCTGTGTGGCGCAGTGCCATCCTGGCCAACATGCCTTCTCTGCTGGCTCTCCGCCACATCATggatgatggcagtgatgagtaCAAGATCATCATGTTGAACAAACGCTTCCTAAGCTTCAGAGTCATCAAG GTGAACCGAGAGTGTGTGCGTGGGCTATGGGCTGGGCAGCAGCAGGAGCTGGTCTTCCTCCGAAACCGGAACCCTGAGCGTGGCAGCATCCAGAATGCCAAGCAAGCCTTGAGGAACATGATTAACTCGTCTTGCGACCAGCCCATCGGGTACCCCATCTACGTGTCCCCCCTCACCACCTCTTACGCCGGGGCCCATGCCCAGCTGCGCTCAGTCTGCGGAGGTCCCATCAGCCCCCGCAACATTTATATTTGGTTCATCAGCAGCTGGGACAG GCTTCAGAAGGGTTGTGGTGCCGGCTGTAATAGTGGGGGTAATATTGAGGATTCAGACTGTGGGGGCGGCTCTACCTCCATCACTAACAACCCTGCAGTTCATCTTCCCCAGAGCACAGTGCCCAGCATCCCTCTGCCTCATCCCACAACTGTACAGCCCTCAATGG GGACTGACAACCCCGTTGGACCATCTTGGCCTTTGCATCCCCAGCCTCTTCCACTTGCCCTGCTTAGCCAATCAGAGGGCAGGATGGATGCAGGGCTTGTTAGCTCCTTGCAGCGTACCACTTCCATCCATGGGCTTTTGGGAGGGCCACTATCTAGCTCCCAGCTGTCTTTCAGTGGCTCAGTGGCCCTACCACCTGCAGACCGCTTTTGCCCCAGTAGCCTGCAGGACAGCTGTGGCCACAGGGTGTCTCAGAGGGGCCTGAGCTTAGGTCATGGCAGCGGGCTGCCCTATGAAGCCCTGTACACTAAATGGAGTATATCAGGAAGGAAGGGATTCAACGGACCTGCTGCAATGGATGGGGACAGTTCAGCATCACAGAACATGCGCACAAAG CCTACACTGCCTGTCCTCCCCTCTGATGTCAGCCCAACCCTGGATCCAATAGGAGCTGGTTTACACTCAGAGACTACTCCCCTTACATCAGACTCTCCCAGTGCACGGGATATGTCTACAGAACTGCCTTTACTTGAGCACCTACGCTGA